One Euphorbia lathyris chromosome 1, ddEupLath1.1, whole genome shotgun sequence DNA segment encodes these proteins:
- the LOC136200756 gene encoding berberine bridge enzyme-like 21: MSERSKLLLFVFVIVFISSSFKRIAADDTVGVYTSVIQCLENTTSQQDHISELIYSQTNSSYTSLLRAYIRNARMNTSTTSKPLIIFTPKQISHVQSAVICSNKLGYQLKIRSGGHDYEGLSYISDSPFFILDMFTLRSLQIDIKNESAWIQAGATLGELYYGIWQKSKVHGFPAGVCPTVGVGGHISGGGYGNMLRKYGLSVDNVVDAQIVDVNGNLMDRKQMGEDLFWAINGGGGASFGVVISYKIKLVSVPEIVTVFRVEKTLEQNATDMVYEWQLVAPKTDPNLFMRMLLQPVTSKTNKTQKTLRASVVSLYLGNADSVVGLLGKEFPKLGLKEEDCIEGSWIDSVLWWADSDLLGKSPKVLVDRNVDSANFLKRKSDYVQSPIGKKELNLIWSKMIELGKTGLVFNPYGGRMSEIGAAETAFPHRAGNMFKIQYSVNWNEAGKEAESNHLSQIRKLYSFMSPYVSNNPRSSFLNYRDVDIGVMTAGKNSYQEGSIYGRKYFNDNFDRLVKVKSKVDPHNFFRNEQSIPTMP, translated from the coding sequence ATGTCAGAGAGATCAAAgcttttgttgtttgtttttgttattGTGTTCATCTCCTCTTCTTTCAAAAGGATTGCTGCTGATGATACAGTAGGAGTATATACTTCTGTAATTCAGTGCCTAGAAAACACGACAAGCCAACAAGACCATATCTCAGAACTCATCTATTCCCAGACGAATTCATCCTATACTTCACTCCTTCGAGCATACATTCGAAATGCACGAATGAACACCTCAACTACCTCTAAACCACTTATCATTTTCACCCCTAAACAAATATCCCATGTTCAATCGGCTGTTATCTGCTCCAACAAACTTGGTTACCAACTTAAAATCCGTAGCGGCGGCCATGATTATGAAGGTCTTTCTTATATTTCTGACTCACCCTTTTTCATTCTCGATATGTTCACCCTTCGTTCTCTCCAAATCGATATCAAGAATGAGTCTGCTTGGATTCAAGCAGGAGCTACACTCGGCGAACTCTATTACGGAATTTGGCAGAAAAGTAAAGTTCATGGATTCCCTGCCGGCGTTTGCCCTACTGTCGGTGTTGGCGGCCATATCAGCGGCGGAGGGTACGGCAACATGTTGAGGAAGTATGGGTTGTCTGTGGATAATGTTGTTGATGCCCAAATAGTTGATGTTAATGGAAACCTTATGGATAGAAAACAAATGGGTGAGGATTTGTTTTGGGCTATTAATGGTGGAGGAGGAGCAAGTTTTGGTGTTGTGATTTCATATAAGATTAAACTTGTTTCTGTTCCTGAAATTGTTACTGTTTTCAGAGTGGAAAAAACTCTTGAACAAAATGCTACTGATATGGTTTATGAATGGCAATTAGTAGCTCCGAAGACGGATCCTAATCTGTTCATGAGGATGTTATTGCAGCCTGTAACATCAAAGACAAATAAAACCCAGAAAACACTGAGAGCATCTGTCGTGAGTCTTTACTTAGGAAATGCTGATAGTGTTGTGGGTTTATTGGGGAAGGAATTCCCCAAATTAGGATTGAAGGAGGAGGATTGCATAGAGGGAAGTTGGATTGACTCAGTTCTGTGGTGGGCAGATTCTGATCTCCTTGGAAAATCACCTAAAGTTCTGGTTGATAGAAATGTTGATTCTGCTAATTTCCTGAAGAGGAAATCAGATTATGTGCAGAGTCCTATAGGTAAAAAAGAGTTGAACTTGATATGGAGTAAGATGATAGAATTGGGGAAAACAGGATTAGTTTTCAATCCATATGGAGGAAGAATGAGTGAAATAGGTGCAGCAGAGACAGCATTTCCACACAGAGCAGGAAACATGTTCAAGATACAATATTCAGTGAATTGGAACGAAGCAGGAAAAGAGGCAGAAAGTAATCACTTATCCCAGATAAGGAAGCTGTATAGTTTTATGAGTCCATATGTATCAAATAACCCAAGAAGTTCATTTTTGAACTACAGAGATGTTGATATTGGTGTAATGACTGCTGGTAAAAACAGCTACCAAGAAGGAAGTATTTATGGCAGAAAATACTTCAATGATAATTTTGATAGATTGGTGAAAGTGAAGAGTAAGGTGGATCCACATAATTTTTTCAGGAATGAACAGAGCATCCCTACCATGCCATAG